The Acidobacteriota bacterium genome contains the following window.
CACGGCGCCGTCGCGGATCTCCCCCCCGCCTGGTTGGACGAGGCCGTCGCCGCGTGGTGCGAGGGGAGCGCCGCCCGCGAGGCGAGGTTCCGGCGCGTGAGCGGTGAGATCCCCCCGGCGATTCCCCTCTGGCGTCTTCTCGTGGCGCGGCGGGACTCGCCTTCGGCGGGCCCGGAGGAAGGCTCCGGAGCCGATGCCGGACAGCAGTTCGCCGACGAGAGCTACGCCGTCGGGGAGTTCCTGTTCGGGAGGGGCGGGAACACGCTGGCCGACCGGGTCACGGCCGGGGCGGCACGCGGTCGGGTGACGACGCGCATCCTCGCCGACTCGGCGCAATTGCCGGGCGACGTCGACGAGCTCCAGCGAGAGTGGGAGGACTGGCTTCGCGCGCGGACGCCGGCGGCGGGAGGGGCCAGCGACGGCCTCGCCGCGCCCTGAGATCCCTCGTCAGGCGGGGGGGAGTCCGAGGAATCTCCGGAAGTTCGCGCTGATCGCCGCGGAAAGCTCCGCGTTCGAGATCCCCCGGAGCTCGGCCAGCGCTCCGGTGACGACCGAGGCGCGCTCGGGCTCGTTCCTCTCGCCGCGGTGCGGGACCGGCGCCAGGAACGGGGAATCGGTCTCCGCCAGGAGACGGTCGGCCGGGATCCCTTTCGCCACCTCGCGAAGGTGCCCGGCGTTCTTGAACGTCAGGATTCCCGAGAACGAGATGTAGAAGCCGAGGGACAGGCAGCGCTCCGCGAACGCGGAGCTCTCGGTGAAACAGTGCAGAACCCCCCCGCACTCGCGGGCCCCTTCCCCCTCGAGAATGGCGATGACGTCGTCCGCGGCGTCCCGGCAGTGGACGATGATCGGGCGCTTCAGCCGGGTCGCGAGACGGACCTGCCGCGCGAGGACCTCGCGCTGCGCCGGGCGCGGCGACAGGTCGTAGTGGTAGTCGAGCCCGGTCTCGCCGATCGCCACGATTCCCGGGCGGAGAAAGAACTCCGCCAGGACTTCGTCGTCGCCGTCCCGCCACGATTTCGCCTC
Protein-coding sequences here:
- a CDS encoding TatD family hydrolase encodes the protein MADDRERAPSPPFIDSHAHLSMPLFAEDLPRVLARAAAAGMTDVLTAATSLADAGRNADLARPEGAPRVWAAVGFHPHEAKSWRDGDDEVLAEFFLRPGIVAIGETGLDYHYDLSPRPAQREVLARQVRLATRLKRPIIVHCRDAADDVIAILEGEGARECGGVLHCFTESSAFAERCLSLGFYISFSGILTFKNAGHLREVAKGIPADRLLAETDSPFLAPVPHRGERNEPERASVVTGALAELRGISNAELSAAISANFRRFLGLPPA